A portion of the Cryptomeria japonica chromosome 5, Sugi_1.0, whole genome shotgun sequence genome contains these proteins:
- the LOC131037246 gene encoding myosin-2-like: MLRERLASRNLAENDIDRFIDEVLEDVNYFISKMTPEEARNFIQKAQIKKRVGDLTGNLTIMKMRTLKRYAKLLTKEIMTSQEFNKVVSLLPSPHPASTYFTVSSFLQEIKVLKPEVARLEDQLKKSKVVEKRSKDDEEKRVSDLVEKNNTLSHEIKVLKDEVVRLEYKLKRSKVTQKSSNDDEEKRVSYLVEENNSLSQEIKALKDEVARLEDDLKRSKVAQKSSNDDEEMRVSDLVE, from the exons ATGCTCAGAGAAAGGTTGGCATCGAGGAATCTGGCAGAAAACGATATTGATAGATTTATAGATGAAGTTTTAGAGGACGTTAATTATTTCATATCGAAGATGACCCCTGAGGAGGCAAGGAATTTT ATTCAGAAAGCCCAGATTAAGAAGAGGGTAGGAGATCTTACTGGTAACTTGACTATTATGAAAATGAGAACTCTTAAGAGATATGCAAAGCTCTTAACAAAAGAGATAATGACTTCTCAG GAGTTTAATAAGGTGGTGTCACTCCTACCTTCTCCACATCCTGCTTCAACTTATTTCACTGTTTCAAGTTTTCTTCAAGAGATAAAGGTGCTCAAGCCTGAAGTAGCAAGGCTAGAAGATCAACTCAAAAAGAGCAAAGTGGTTGAGAAAAGATCAAAAGATGACGAAGAGAAGAGAGTAAGTGACTTGGTTGAAAAGAATAACACCTTATCACATGAGATAAAGGTGCTCAAGGATGAAGTGGTAAGGTTGGAATATAAGCTCAAAAGGAGCAAAGTGACTCAGAAAAGTTCAaacgatgatgaagagaagagagttAGTTATTTGGTTGAAGAGAATAATTCCTTGTCACAAGAGATAAAGGCGCTCAAGGATGAAGTAGCAAGGTTGGAAGATGATCTCAAAAGGAGTAAAGTGGCTCAGAAAAGTtcaaatgatgatgaagaaatgAGAGTCAGTGATTTGGTTGAATAG